The following proteins are encoded in a genomic region of Methylobacterium tardum:
- the moaB gene encoding molybdenum cofactor biosynthesis protein B: MADQPDARRFIPLNIAVLTVSDTRRPEDDRSGDTLTQRLTEAGHRLADRAIVPDEIPAIRGQVEGWLRDPGVDVVISTGGTGFTGRDVTPEALEPLFEKRMDGFSAVFHRISYDKIGTSTLQSRATAGVAQATYVFVLPGSPGACRDAWDGILAQQLDYRHRPCNFVEIMPRLDEHLRRGASITV; this comes from the coding sequence ATGGCCGACCAGCCCGACGCCCGCCGCTTCATCCCGCTCAACATCGCGGTGCTCACCGTCTCGGACACGCGCCGGCCTGAGGACGACCGCTCGGGCGATACGCTGACCCAACGCCTCACGGAGGCGGGTCACCGGCTGGCCGACCGTGCCATCGTGCCCGACGAGATCCCGGCGATCCGCGGGCAGGTGGAGGGCTGGCTGCGTGACCCGGGGGTCGACGTGGTGATCAGCACGGGCGGCACCGGCTTCACCGGTCGCGACGTGACCCCGGAGGCGCTGGAGCCGCTGTTCGAGAAGCGGATGGACGGCTTCTCGGCGGTGTTCCACCGGATCTCCTACGACAAGATCGGCACCTCGACCCTGCAATCCCGGGCCACCGCCGGGGTCGCGCAGGCGACCTACGTCTTCGTCCTGCCGGGCTCGCCGGGTGCTTGCCGGGACGCCTGGGACGGGATCCTGGCCCAGCAACTCGACTACCGCCACCGGCCCTGCAACTTCGTGGAGATCATGCCCCGGCTCGACGAGCACCTGCGGCGCGGGGCGAGCATCACCGTGTGA
- a CDS encoding amino acid permease, giving the protein MDSSGLMGRKSVGDILESGEGEQQLSKSLGALSITAMGIGAIIGAGIFVLTGTAAAQYAGPGIMLSFILGGIACAFVGLCYSEMAALIPVAGSSYTYTYATLGEFFAWLIGWDLILEYAMGAATVAVGWSGYVTSILKDVGIAIPAQFAHAPGTPIDGGGTALFNLPAVLIVALITILLMRGTKESARFNNIMVAVKLTVVVAFIALGWGHVNTANWSPLIPDNDGTFGHFGASGILRGAGVVFFAFIGFDAVSTAAQEARRPQKDMPIGILGSLAVCTILYVLVAAVLTGLVPYKDLNVPDPIAKGVDVIGIGWFAILIKLGALTGLTTVILVLLYGQSRIFFTMAQDGLLPKMFSHVHPTYQTPYRSQALIGAMVALVAALVPINILGEMVSIGTLAAFILVCGSVIYLRRTDRHMKRPFRAPAVPVVPILGILFCLLLMIGLPLDTWLRLVIWMAIGLVIYFFYGRKHSVLRRKEGNAA; this is encoded by the coding sequence ATGGATTCGTCGGGCCTGATGGGGCGCAAGTCGGTCGGCGACATCCTCGAGAGTGGCGAGGGCGAGCAGCAGCTCTCGAAATCGCTGGGCGCCCTCTCGATCACCGCGATGGGCATCGGCGCGATCATCGGCGCCGGCATCTTCGTCCTTACCGGCACGGCCGCCGCACAATATGCCGGGCCGGGGATCATGCTCTCCTTCATCCTCGGCGGCATCGCCTGCGCCTTCGTGGGCCTGTGCTACTCCGAGATGGCGGCGCTGATCCCGGTGGCCGGGTCGAGCTACACCTACACCTACGCGACGCTGGGCGAGTTCTTCGCGTGGCTGATCGGCTGGGACCTGATCCTCGAATACGCCATGGGGGCGGCCACCGTGGCGGTGGGCTGGTCGGGCTACGTGACCAGCATCCTCAAGGATGTCGGGATCGCGATCCCGGCGCAGTTCGCCCACGCGCCCGGCACGCCGATCGACGGCGGCGGCACCGCCCTGTTCAACCTGCCGGCGGTGCTGATCGTGGCGCTGATCACGATCCTGCTGATGCGCGGCACGAAGGAATCGGCGCGCTTCAACAACATCATGGTGGCGGTGAAGCTGACCGTCGTGGTGGCCTTCATCGCGCTGGGCTGGGGTCACGTGAACACGGCGAACTGGAGCCCGCTGATCCCGGACAACGACGGCACCTTCGGGCATTTCGGCGCCAGCGGCATCCTGCGCGGTGCGGGTGTCGTGTTCTTCGCCTTCATCGGCTTCGACGCGGTCTCGACCGCGGCCCAGGAGGCGCGCCGGCCGCAGAAGGACATGCCGATCGGCATCCTGGGCTCGCTCGCCGTCTGCACCATCCTGTACGTGCTGGTGGCGGCCGTGCTCACCGGGCTCGTGCCCTACAAGGACCTGAACGTCCCCGACCCGATCGCCAAGGGGGTCGACGTGATCGGCATCGGCTGGTTCGCGATCCTGATCAAGCTCGGGGCGCTGACCGGCCTGACCACGGTGATCCTGGTGCTGCTCTACGGCCAGAGCCGGATCTTCTTCACCATGGCCCAGGATGGCCTGCTGCCGAAGATGTTCTCCCACGTGCACCCGACCTACCAGACGCCCTATCGCAGCCAGGCGCTGATCGGGGCCATGGTCGCCCTGGTGGCCGCCCTGGTGCCGATCAACATCCTGGGCGAGATGGTCAGCATCGGGACGCTCGCCGCCTTCATCCTGGTCTGCGGCTCGGTGATCTACCTGCGGCGGACGGATCGCCACATGAAGCGCCCGTTCCGGGCGCCCGCGGTGCCGGTGGTGCCGATCCTCGGCATCCTGTTCTGCCTGCTCCTGATGATCGGCCTGCCGCTCGACACGTGGCTGCGGCTGGTCATCTGGATGGCGATCGGGCTCGTGATCTACTTCTTCTACGGCCGGAAGCACTCGGTGCTGCGCCGCAAGGAGGGGAACGCGGCGTAG
- the shc gene encoding squalene--hopene cyclase has translation MREAVSKVEALQRSKTQGISLDDVERGVAHATRALTALAHDDGHICFELEADATIPSEYVLFHHFRGTQVADGLEAKIGNYLRRTQGRHGGWALVHEGPFDMSCTVKAYFALKMIGDDIEAPHMRRAREGILSRGGAANANVFTRFMLALYGEVPWRAVPVMPVEVMFLPKWFPFHLDKISYWARTTVVPLFVLQATKPRARNPRGISVQELFVTPPESVRTWPGSPHATWPWTPIFGFIDRVLQRVENHLPRKSRQRAMEKARAWVSERLNGEDGLGAIFPAMVNSVLMYEVMGYRPDHPQVRVACDAIEKLVAEKADEAYVQPCVSPVWDTALASHALLEAGGPEAEAQARAGLDWLKPRQVLDIVGDWAARKPKVRPGGWAFQYANAHYPDLDDTAVVVMAMDRAMHQHGLVAGMPDYKASITRAREWVEGLQSEDGGWAAFDADNNHMYLNHIPFSDHGALLDPPTADVTARVVGMLAQLGETRETSRALDRGVNYLLNDQEEDGSWYGRWGMNFIYGTWSVLCALNAAGVDPADPRIQRAVSWLIRIQNPDGGWGEDASSYKIDPAFEPGSSTASQTAWALLALMAAGAVGDPAVTRGINFLTRTQGADGFWKEERYTATGFPRVFYLRYHGYPKFFPLWAMARFRNLKRGNSRRVQFGM, from the coding sequence ATGAGAGAGGCCGTAAGCAAAGTCGAGGCGCTGCAGCGCTCGAAGACGCAGGGGATCTCGCTCGACGATGTCGAGCGCGGCGTGGCGCATGCGACGCGCGCACTGACCGCCCTGGCGCATGACGACGGGCATATCTGCTTCGAGCTCGAGGCGGATGCGACGATCCCGTCCGAGTACGTGCTGTTCCACCATTTCCGCGGCACGCAGGTCGCCGACGGCCTTGAGGCCAAGATCGGCAACTACCTGCGCCGCACGCAAGGCAGGCATGGCGGCTGGGCCCTCGTCCACGAGGGACCGTTCGACATGAGCTGCACGGTCAAGGCGTATTTCGCCCTCAAGATGATCGGCGACGACATTGAGGCGCCGCACATGCGCCGGGCGCGCGAGGGCATCCTGTCCCGCGGTGGCGCCGCCAACGCCAACGTGTTCACCCGCTTCATGCTGGCGCTCTACGGCGAGGTGCCGTGGCGCGCCGTGCCGGTGATGCCGGTCGAGGTGATGTTCCTGCCGAAGTGGTTCCCCTTCCACCTCGACAAGATCAGCTACTGGGCGCGCACCACCGTGGTGCCGCTGTTCGTGCTCCAGGCGACCAAGCCGCGGGCCCGGAACCCGCGCGGGATCAGCGTGCAGGAGCTGTTCGTGACGCCGCCCGAGAGCGTGCGCACCTGGCCGGGCTCCCCGCACGCCACGTGGCCGTGGACGCCGATCTTCGGCTTCATCGACCGGGTGCTGCAGCGGGTCGAGAATCACCTGCCGCGCAAGAGCCGGCAGCGCGCCATGGAGAAGGCCCGCGCCTGGGTCAGCGAGCGCCTGAACGGCGAGGACGGCCTGGGGGCGATCTTCCCCGCCATGGTCAACTCGGTGCTGATGTACGAGGTGATGGGCTACCGCCCCGATCACCCGCAGGTCCGCGTCGCCTGCGACGCCATCGAGAAGCTCGTCGCCGAGAAGGCCGACGAGGCCTACGTCCAGCCCTGCGTCTCGCCGGTCTGGGACACGGCGCTGGCGAGCCATGCTCTTCTGGAGGCCGGCGGTCCCGAGGCCGAGGCCCAGGCCCGCGCCGGCCTCGACTGGCTGAAGCCCCGCCAGGTGCTCGACATCGTCGGCGACTGGGCGGCGCGCAAGCCGAAGGTCCGGCCCGGTGGCTGGGCGTTCCAGTACGCCAACGCCCACTACCCCGATCTCGACGACACCGCCGTCGTGGTGATGGCCATGGACCGGGCCATGCACCAGCACGGCCTCGTCGCCGGCATGCCGGACTACAAGGCCTCCATCACCCGCGCCCGCGAATGGGTCGAGGGGCTGCAGTCCGAGGATGGCGGCTGGGCGGCATTCGACGCCGACAACAACCACATGTACCTCAACCACATCCCGTTCTCGGATCACGGCGCGCTGCTCGATCCGCCGACCGCGGACGTGACCGCCCGCGTGGTCGGGATGCTGGCCCAGCTCGGCGAGACCCGCGAGACCTCCCGGGCGCTCGACCGCGGCGTGAACTACCTCCTCAACGACCAGGAGGAGGACGGCTCCTGGTACGGCCGCTGGGGCATGAACTTCATCTACGGCACGTGGTCGGTGCTCTGCGCCCTCAACGCCGCCGGGGTCGATCCGGCCGATCCGCGGATCCAGCGGGCGGTCTCGTGGCTGATCCGCATCCAGAACCCGGATGGCGGCTGGGGCGAGGACGCCTCTTCGTACAAGATCGATCCGGCCTTCGAGCCCGGCTCGTCCACGGCCTCGCAGACCGCCTGGGCGCTGCTCGCCCTGATGGCCGCGGGCGCCGTCGGCGACCCGGCCGTGACCCGGGGCATCAACTTCCTCACCCGCACGCAGGGCGCGGACGGGTTCTGGAAGGAGGAGCGCTACACCGCCACGGGCTTCCCGCGGGTGTTCTACCTGCGGTATCATGGTTACCCGAAGTTCTTCCCGCTCTGGGCGATGGCGCGCTTCCGCAACCTGAAGCGCGGCAACAGCCGGCGCGTCCAGTTCGGCATGTGA
- a CDS encoding NAD(P)/FAD-dependent oxidoreductase, whose protein sequence is MASVENESGLHRIVVVGGGAAGLQLVTKLGDKLGRGKRAHVTLVDRARTHIWKPLLHEVAAGSLDVGHHAVDYLHHAHMHGFRYRIGRMTGLDREARTIQLAASYDSEGREVTPERAVPYDTLVMAVGSTTNDFGTPGVAEHAIALDTQDQAVRFHQRLVNASLRAHTQVGPVRPGQLHVTVIGAGATGTELAAELHRTLRHVVSTGLDRIDPGKDIRITLAEAADRILPAVPQRLSAEVMQLLNKIGVDVRVKARVTEVRADGVQLADGTFIPSELVVWAAGVKAPPFLQGIGGLETTRTNQLVVTPTLQTTRDPDIFALGDCAYLVEVGSDTPVPPRAQAAHQQASHLVGQIQAKIDGKPLKAFKYKDFGSLVSLGEYSTVGSLMGFVRGKNMLIAGLFARMMYRSLYKMHERALHGTAKTALDTMARALTRRTEPRVKLH, encoded by the coding sequence ATGGCATCCGTCGAGAACGAGTCCGGCCTGCATCGCATCGTCGTCGTCGGCGGCGGCGCGGCTGGATTGCAGCTTGTGACGAAGCTCGGCGACAAGCTCGGGCGCGGCAAGCGCGCCCATGTCACGCTCGTCGACCGCGCCCGCACGCATATCTGGAAGCCGCTGCTCCACGAAGTCGCGGCGGGCAGCCTCGATGTCGGACATCATGCGGTGGATTACCTGCATCATGCCCACATGCACGGGTTCCGCTACCGGATCGGCCGCATGACCGGGCTCGACCGGGAGGCGCGCACGATCCAGCTCGCGGCGAGCTACGATTCCGAGGGGCGCGAGGTCACGCCTGAGCGCGCGGTCCCGTACGATACCCTCGTGATGGCGGTGGGCTCCACGACCAACGATTTCGGCACGCCCGGGGTCGCCGAGCACGCCATCGCCCTCGACACGCAGGACCAGGCGGTGCGCTTCCACCAGCGCCTCGTGAACGCGTCCCTGCGGGCGCACACGCAGGTCGGTCCGGTCCGCCCCGGCCAGCTGCACGTGACGGTGATCGGCGCCGGCGCCACCGGGACCGAGCTCGCCGCCGAGTTGCACCGGACCCTGCGCCACGTGGTCTCCACGGGCCTCGACAGGATCGACCCGGGCAAGGACATCCGCATCACCCTCGCCGAGGCCGCCGACCGGATCCTGCCGGCGGTGCCGCAGCGCCTCTCGGCGGAGGTGATGCAGCTCCTCAACAAGATCGGCGTGGACGTCCGCGTGAAGGCGCGCGTCACCGAGGTGCGGGCCGACGGCGTGCAGCTCGCCGACGGCACCTTCATCCCGTCGGAGCTGGTGGTCTGGGCGGCCGGCGTGAAGGCTCCGCCCTTCCTGCAGGGCATCGGCGGGCTGGAGACCACGCGGACCAACCAGCTGGTGGTCACCCCGACGCTGCAGACCACCCGCGACCCCGACATCTTCGCGCTCGGCGATTGCGCCTACCTGGTGGAGGTCGGTTCGGACACGCCGGTGCCGCCGCGGGCCCAGGCGGCGCACCAGCAGGCGAGCCATCTCGTCGGCCAGATCCAGGCCAAGATCGACGGCAAGCCGCTGAAAGCCTTCAAGTACAAGGATTTCGGCTCGCTGGTGTCGCTCGGCGAGTACTCGACCGTCGGCAGCCTGATGGGCTTCGTCCGCGGCAAGAACATGCTGATCGCCGGCCTGTTCGCCCGGATGATGTACCGCTCGCTCTACAAGATGCACGAGCGGGCGCTCCACGGCACTGCCAAGACGGCCCTCGACACCATGGCCCGCGCGCTCACCCGCCGCACCGAGCCGCGCGTGAAGCTGCACTAG
- a CDS encoding PA0069 family radical SAM protein — protein sequence MGHGRRGSTREVALRLGPSTPPESARRGRGATANPTSRFAAARHEVFHDPDWEADAPAPVRTQVTPERSARIIARNTSPDIPFDRSVNPYRGCEHGCIYCYARPTHAWLGLSPGLDFESRIVTKPEAARLLTRELAAPGYRPETIALGTATDPYQPLEREHRITRAVLEVLRETRHPVSITTKSDLILRDLDILAEMAAQNLILVALSLPTLDPDLARRLDPRAPRPDKRLAAMRALSAAGVPVMVNVSPIIPGLTDPEIETILARARENGASRIGHALLRLPGEVADLVADWFSAHYPERKDRTFGLLAQARGGRENDPRFGHRFRGEGAYAAMIGQRVRLAGTRLGFAFGRMALDRDAFRKPGAQLALF from the coding sequence ATGGGACATGGCAGAAGGGGATCCACCCGCGAGGTCGCGCTCCGTCTCGGGCCCAGCACGCCGCCCGAGAGCGCCCGGCGCGGTCGCGGCGCCACCGCCAATCCCACGAGCCGTTTCGCGGCGGCCCGGCATGAGGTGTTCCACGATCCCGACTGGGAAGCCGACGCGCCGGCTCCCGTGCGCACGCAGGTCACGCCGGAGCGCTCGGCCCGCATCATCGCCCGCAACACGTCGCCCGACATCCCGTTCGACCGGTCGGTCAATCCCTATCGCGGCTGCGAGCACGGCTGCATCTACTGCTACGCGCGGCCGACCCACGCCTGGCTCGGTCTGTCGCCGGGGCTCGATTTCGAATCGCGGATCGTCACCAAGCCCGAAGCCGCGCGGCTCCTCACCCGGGAGCTGGCGGCGCCGGGCTATCGCCCCGAGACCATCGCCCTCGGAACGGCCACCGATCCCTACCAGCCGCTGGAGCGCGAGCACCGCATCACCCGCGCGGTCTTGGAGGTGCTGCGGGAGACCCGGCACCCGGTCAGCATCACGACGAAATCCGACCTCATCCTGCGCGACCTCGACATCCTGGCCGAAATGGCCGCGCAGAACCTGATCCTCGTCGCCCTGTCGCTGCCGACCCTCGATCCGGACCTCGCCCGACGTCTCGATCCCCGCGCGCCGCGGCCGGATAAGCGGCTCGCTGCGATGCGCGCCTTGAGCGCGGCGGGCGTGCCCGTGATGGTCAACGTCTCGCCGATCATCCCGGGGCTCACCGATCCCGAGATCGAGACGATCCTCGCCCGGGCCCGGGAGAACGGCGCGAGCCGGATCGGCCACGCGCTGCTCCGGCTGCCGGGTGAGGTCGCCGACCTCGTGGCCGACTGGTTTTCCGCGCATTACCCCGAGCGGAAGGACCGGACCTTCGGGCTGCTGGCACAGGCCCGGGGCGGCCGCGAGAACGATCCGCGTTTCGGCCACCGCTTCCGCGGCGAGGGCGCCTACGCGGCGATGATCGGCCAACGGGTGCGGCTCGCGGGAACACGGCTTGGCTTCGCCTTCGGCCGAATGGCCCTGGACCGGGATGCCTTCCGCAAGCCGGGGGCGCAGTTGGCGCTGTTCTGA
- a CDS encoding EthD family reductase, with the protein MILVSVMYPAGPSFDMGYYLGHHMPLVRERWSSLGLHEAKVVKGAGTPDGGTAPFQVMALLTFESVEAFKKAVAAHGEEIFADIPNFTPAQAQVQINDFAESP; encoded by the coding sequence ATGATCCTGGTCAGCGTGATGTACCCGGCCGGCCCGAGCTTCGACATGGGCTACTATCTCGGCCACCACATGCCGTTGGTGCGCGAGCGCTGGTCGTCGCTCGGCCTCCACGAGGCGAAGGTGGTCAAGGGCGCCGGCACGCCGGACGGCGGCACCGCGCCGTTCCAGGTCATGGCTCTGCTGACCTTCGAGTCGGTCGAGGCGTTCAAGAAGGCCGTGGCCGCCCATGGCGAGGAGATCTTCGCCGACATCCCGAACTTCACCCCGGCGCAGGCCCAGGTGCAGATCAACGACTTCGCGGAGAGCCCGTGA
- a CDS encoding methyl-accepting chemotaxis protein: MSALLLVARATTLLEAREETLRSQQVVALSQASRALLRSIVATRTERGTALRLLADENPISEADNTAFQSDHRARIDGETALWALVGTLDMPAVQVTLEPLRRAQEALAALWPQVEAAAAVPKTQRNATIRQNVEAVSAALLQALAATNKAVDTVLPRQDAAVERYLEIKRAAWATRIAFGISWVRIETAVAAGTGWSQAEIVAAAEERARLFAAWSEVADAIGADLPDTIRLAFQEARARNFEGEAAARRVVLTEALSAGRPPGIGVKALRAGNIADGAALADLANAALDAMIQRAEALAAATQRSLLLALLLLAGSLVLAIGGTGIVFRRVIRPIQTMIQAMRALAAGDATVAIPAQNRRDEIGAIAAAVQVFKDNLIRTRALEAEADAARLAAEAQRRSATDALAQGFEQAVSGIVAQVSGSAAELQTTAWQMTTTAQQTASQSNAVAAAAEEASAGVRTVAAAVEELGTSVQEIGRQVQGSSELARIAVGEADQTATLVAALNGAAARVGAVIELIAGIAAQTNLLALNATIEAARAGEAGRGFAVVATEVKALAAQTGQATEEIGRQIGEIRSVTGQAVDAIGTITGRIGEISAVAAAIAAAVEQQGAATQEIVRNITQANAGTQEVTGNITGVANAADQTGRAADHVLTAATALSRQSEQLAAEVDRFLASVRAA; encoded by the coding sequence ATGAGCGCCCTGTTGCTCGTGGCGCGTGCCACCACGTTGCTGGAGGCCCGCGAGGAGACGCTGCGCAGTCAGCAGGTTGTCGCCCTGTCGCAGGCGAGCCGCGCCCTGCTCCGCTCGATCGTCGCGACACGGACGGAGCGCGGCACGGCCCTGAGGCTGCTGGCCGACGAGAACCCGATCTCCGAGGCCGACAACACCGCCTTCCAGTCGGATCACCGTGCCCGAATCGACGGCGAGACCGCGCTCTGGGCCCTCGTTGGCACCCTCGACATGCCGGCGGTGCAGGTCACGCTGGAGCCGCTGCGGCGCGCGCAGGAGGCTCTGGCAGCCTTGTGGCCGCAGGTCGAGGCGGCTGCCGCGGTGCCGAAGACCCAGCGCAACGCCACGATCCGGCAGAATGTGGAGGCGGTCAGCGCCGCGCTCCTCCAGGCCCTGGCGGCAACCAACAAGGCGGTGGATACCGTCCTTCCGCGGCAGGATGCGGCCGTCGAGCGCTATCTCGAGATCAAGCGGGCGGCCTGGGCCACCCGAATCGCGTTCGGGATATCCTGGGTCCGGATCGAGACGGCGGTAGCAGCCGGGACGGGCTGGTCCCAGGCCGAGATCGTCGCGGCTGCCGAGGAGCGGGCGCGGCTCTTCGCGGCGTGGTCCGAGGTCGCCGATGCGATCGGCGCCGACCTGCCCGACACGATCAGGCTCGCCTTTCAGGAGGCCCGGGCCCGGAATTTCGAGGGTGAGGCGGCCGCACGGCGCGTTGTCCTGACCGAGGCGCTGAGCGCGGGCAGGCCACCCGGCATCGGGGTGAAGGCGCTGCGGGCAGGCAACATCGCCGACGGAGCCGCCCTCGCCGATCTGGCCAACGCCGCCCTCGATGCGATGATCCAGCGCGCCGAGGCCCTCGCCGCCGCGACGCAGCGGTCGCTGCTGCTCGCGCTCCTGCTTCTCGCCGGTTCTCTGGTGCTGGCCATCGGCGGTACGGGGATCGTCTTCCGGCGCGTGATTCGGCCGATCCAGACCATGATTCAAGCCATGCGGGCTCTCGCGGCCGGCGACGCCACTGTCGCCATCCCGGCCCAAAATCGGCGGGACGAGATCGGCGCGATCGCGGCGGCTGTCCAGGTGTTCAAGGACAACCTGATCCGGACCCGGGCGCTGGAAGCGGAGGCCGATGCGGCCCGCCTCGCCGCGGAGGCGCAGCGCCGGTCGGCCACCGACGCCCTGGCGCAGGGCTTCGAGCAGGCGGTGTCCGGCATCGTCGCGCAAGTCTCCGGCTCCGCGGCCGAGCTGCAGACCACCGCCTGGCAGATGACCACCACAGCCCAGCAGACCGCCAGCCAGTCCAACGCCGTGGCGGCCGCCGCCGAGGAGGCGTCCGCCGGCGTCAGGACGGTGGCGGCCGCCGTCGAGGAACTCGGGACGTCCGTCCAGGAGATCGGGCGTCAGGTCCAGGGCTCATCCGAGCTGGCCCGGATCGCGGTCGGCGAGGCCGATCAGACCGCCACGCTCGTGGCCGCGCTCAACGGGGCGGCCGCCCGGGTCGGGGCCGTGATCGAGCTGATCGCCGGCATCGCCGCGCAGACGAATCTCCTGGCGCTCAACGCGACGATCGAGGCGGCGCGGGCTGGCGAGGCGGGACGGGGTTTCGCGGTGGTCGCCACGGAGGTGAAGGCGCTCGCCGCCCAGACCGGCCAGGCCACCGAGGAGATCGGCCGGCAGATTGGCGAGATCCGCAGCGTGACCGGCCAGGCGGTGGATGCGATCGGCACGATCACCGGCCGGATCGGGGAGATCAGCGCCGTGGCGGCGGCGATCGCGGCGGCGGTGGAGCAGCAGGGAGCGGCCACGCAGGAGATCGTCCGCAACATCACACAGGCCAATGCGGGGACGCAGGAGGTCACCGGCAACATCACCGGCGTGGCGAACGCGGCCGACCAGACGGGCCGCGCGGCCGATCACGTGCTCACCGCGGCCACCGCGCTGTCGCGCCAGTCCGAGCAGCTCGCGGCCGAGGTCGATCGGTTCCTGGCAAGCGTCCGGGCCGCGTGA
- a CDS encoding phosphorylase, with translation MIDPTAPVLAVTGLARERRMAAGEGVEAVGAGGNPHRLRQLLDARVPPGCRAVVSFGIAGGLDPSLKPGDVVVGTGVVGEDGRRAADLDLSAVLLNALSDVGPRVIPADLAGVDTAVLSVDGKAELRAATGAAAVDMESHVAAAFAGRHGLPFAVLRVICDPAGQALPAFAAQALTADGEPDIAAVFFAFARGRARLGDLMRLARDSNAAFAALGRCRARLGPALGIPAAQS, from the coding sequence ATGATCGACCCGACCGCACCCGTCCTGGCCGTCACCGGCCTCGCCCGCGAGCGCCGCATGGCGGCCGGGGAGGGGGTGGAGGCCGTGGGGGCCGGCGGCAATCCGCACCGGCTGCGCCAGCTCCTCGATGCCCGCGTGCCGCCCGGCTGCCGGGCCGTGGTGAGCTTCGGGATCGCGGGCGGCCTCGATCCCTCGCTCAAGCCGGGCGACGTGGTGGTCGGCACCGGCGTGGTCGGTGAGGACGGACGGCGCGCCGCCGATCTCGACCTGTCGGCCGTGCTCCTCAACGCCCTGTCGGATGTCGGGCCCCGGGTGATCCCGGCGGATCTCGCCGGCGTCGACACGGCCGTCCTGTCGGTCGACGGCAAGGCCGAGCTTCGCGCCGCGACCGGCGCGGCGGCCGTCGACATGGAATCGCACGTGGCCGCGGCCTTCGCGGGGCGGCACGGCCTGCCCTTCGCGGTCCTGCGGGTGATCTGCGATCCGGCCGGGCAAGCGCTGCCGGCCTTCGCCGCGCAGGCGCTCACGGCGGATGGCGAGCCCGACATCGCCGCGGTGTTCTTCGCCTTCGCCCGCGGCCGGGCGCGTCTGGGAGACCTGATGCGGCTCGCCCGCGACTCGAACGCCGCCTTCGCGGCGCTCGGCCGGTGCCGGGCGCGCCTCGGGCCGGCCCTCGGGATCCCGGCGGCCCAGAGCTGA
- a CDS encoding ribonuclease HII gives MPFDPARAAEYPAVIGCDEVGRGALCGPVVVAAVWFDPVALPPDLLAALDDSKRVPEPVRARLAPLIRAHGRVAVAAGSRALIDRINIRAATLDAMARAVARLGLDAPVLVDGRDALPGLPGLPGRAVVGGDRLVPQIAAASIVAKVFRDDLMRRLAERHPGYGWERNVGYGTAIHRVGLTKLGRSPHHRLSFTRGFGPA, from the coding sequence ATGCCGTTCGATCCGGCCCGCGCGGCCGAGTACCCCGCCGTCATCGGCTGCGACGAGGTCGGGCGCGGCGCGCTGTGCGGGCCCGTGGTGGTGGCAGCGGTCTGGTTCGATCCCGTGGCGCTCCCACCGGATCTGCTCGCCGCCCTGGACGACAGCAAGCGCGTGCCCGAGCCGGTCCGCGCGCGGCTGGCGCCGCTGATCCGCGCCCATGGGCGCGTCGCGGTGGCGGCGGGCTCCCGGGCGCTGATCGACCGGATCAACATCCGCGCCGCCACCCTCGACGCGATGGCGCGCGCAGTGGCCCGCCTCGGGCTCGACGCGCCGGTCCTGGTCGACGGGCGCGATGCCCTGCCGGGCCTGCCGGGCCTGCCGGGCCGCGCGGTGGTCGGCGGCGACAGGCTGGTCCCGCAGATCGCCGCCGCCTCTATCGTCGCCAAGGTGTTTCGCGACGACCTGATGCGGCGCTTGGCCGAGCGCCATCCCGGCTACGGCTGGGAGCGCAACGTCGGCTACGGCACGGCAATCCACCGCGTCGGCCTGACGAAGCTCGGCCGGAGCCCGCATCACCGGCTCAGCTTCACCCGCGGGTTCGGCCCGGCCTGA
- the maiA gene encoding maleylacetoacetate isomerase — protein MHMYGNWRSAAAFRVRIALKLKGIPYEETFIDLDAGDQHKPEFRAINPQGAVPALFDDDGPPLTQSLAILDYLEETKGGVRLLPEEPRARARARSLAQVVACDTHPLYVPRVRTFLMEHYGLPRERMLDFLRNAFETGLRTLETRLGTEPGTGRYCQGDAVSHADLCLVSLWVGTGIFGIDTAPYPTVARIAEACLALPEVAAAHPLRQPGAPGA, from the coding sequence ATGCACATGTACGGCAACTGGCGCTCGGCCGCCGCCTTCCGGGTGCGGATCGCGCTCAAGCTGAAGGGCATCCCCTACGAGGAGACCTTCATCGATCTCGACGCGGGCGACCAGCACAAGCCGGAATTCCGGGCGATCAACCCGCAGGGGGCGGTGCCGGCCCTGTTCGACGACGACGGTCCGCCCCTCACCCAGTCGCTCGCGATCCTCGACTACCTGGAGGAGACGAAGGGCGGCGTGCGGCTCCTGCCCGAGGAGCCGCGGGCCCGGGCGCGGGCGCGCTCCCTGGCGCAGGTCGTCGCCTGCGACACCCACCCCCTCTACGTGCCGCGGGTGCGCACCTTCCTGATGGAGCATTACGGCCTGCCCCGGGAGCGGATGCTCGACTTTCTGCGCAACGCCTTCGAGACCGGCCTGAGGACCCTGGAGACGCGGCTCGGCACCGAGCCGGGGACCGGCCGCTATTGCCAGGGCGACGCGGTGAGCCACGCCGATCTCTGCCTCGTCAGCCTCTGGGTCGGGACCGGCATCTTCGGCATCGACACGGCGCCCTACCCGACCGTGGCGCGGATCGCAGAGGCCTGCCTCGCCCTTCCGGAGGTCGCGGCGGCACATCCCCTGCGTCAGCCCGGCGCGCCCGGCGCGTGA